From the genome of Pseudomonas sp. TMP9, one region includes:
- a CDS encoding coniferyl aldehyde dehydrogenase, translating into MAADVTYLEQSLKNSQQQLSQLEASFARQRQAFKANPMPSAEQRIQWLNVLRELLSSERDAFISAINQDFSNRSADETLLAEIMPSLQGIHYASKHIKKWMKPSRRHVGMAFQPAAAKVIYQPLGVVGVIVPWNYPLFLAIGPLVGALSAGNRVMIKMSESTPATSQLVKDLLAKIFPEDLVCVVLGEAEVGMAFSKLPFDHLLFTGATSIGKHVMRAAAENLTPVTLELGGKSPVIVSADVPLSDAAERVAFGKTLNAGQTCVAPDYVLVPRERVEGFVEAYRTAVLSFYPQLKDNPDYTAIINERQLQRLKGLLGDAESKGAKVISLYPEAQGRRLPHAVLLNVNDEMTVMQDEIFGPLLPIVPYDNLEQAFAYINERPRPLALYYFGYNKAEQQRVLEQTHSGGVCLNDTMLHVAQDDMPFGGVGPSGMGHYHGHEGFKTFSHGKGTFIKQRFNAAKMIYPPYGKTLQKLVYKLFVR; encoded by the coding sequence ATGGCCGCTGACGTCACTTACCTGGAACAAAGCCTGAAAAACAGCCAACAGCAACTCAGCCAGCTGGAAGCCAGCTTTGCCCGTCAGCGCCAGGCCTTCAAAGCCAATCCCATGCCCTCGGCGGAGCAACGGATCCAATGGCTCAACGTGTTACGCGAGCTACTCAGCAGCGAGCGCGACGCATTTATCAGCGCTATAAACCAAGACTTCAGTAACCGCAGCGCTGATGAAACCCTGCTGGCAGAGATCATGCCCAGCCTGCAAGGCATTCATTACGCGAGCAAACATATTAAAAAGTGGATGAAACCCTCGCGGCGTCACGTTGGCATGGCTTTTCAGCCGGCTGCGGCCAAGGTTATTTACCAGCCACTGGGCGTAGTCGGGGTGATTGTGCCGTGGAACTATCCACTGTTTCTCGCCATTGGCCCGCTGGTGGGCGCACTGTCAGCCGGCAACCGGGTGATGATCAAAATGAGCGAATCAACCCCGGCCACCTCGCAACTGGTCAAGGACCTGCTGGCTAAAATCTTCCCTGAGGACTTGGTCTGCGTGGTGCTTGGCGAGGCGGAAGTCGGCATGGCCTTCTCCAAGTTACCGTTCGATCACCTGCTGTTCACGGGTGCAACCAGCATTGGCAAACACGTGATGCGCGCGGCAGCCGAGAACCTGACCCCGGTCACTCTGGAGCTGGGCGGCAAGTCGCCAGTTATCGTCTCAGCCGATGTGCCCCTGAGTGACGCCGCCGAGCGGGTCGCCTTCGGCAAAACGCTGAACGCCGGGCAGACCTGCGTTGCTCCCGACTACGTGCTGGTGCCGCGCGAGCGCGTGGAGGGTTTTGTCGAAGCCTACCGCACGGCAGTGCTGAGTTTTTACCCGCAACTCAAAGACAACCCTGACTACACCGCGATCATCAATGAGCGCCAGCTGCAGCGCCTCAAGGGCCTGCTCGGCGATGCTGAAAGCAAGGGTGCCAAAGTCATCAGCCTCTACCCTGAGGCCCAAGGGCGCCGTTTGCCGCATGCCGTGCTGCTGAATGTAAACGACGAGATGACCGTGATGCAGGACGAAATTTTTGGCCCGCTGCTGCCCATCGTGCCTTACGACAACCTGGAGCAGGCCTTCGCTTATATCAACGAACGCCCTCGGCCCCTGGCCCTTTACTACTTCGGCTACAACAAAGCGGAACAACAACGCGTGCTGGAGCAAACCCACTCCGGCGGCGTGTGCCTGAATGACACCATGCTGCACGTTGCCCAAGACGACATGCCGTTTGGTGGCGTCGGTCCTTCCGGCATGGGCCATTACCACGGTCACGAAGGCTTCAAGACCTTCAGCCACGGCAAAGGCACCTTTATCAAACAGCGGTTCAACGCTGCGAAAATGATCTACCCGCCCTACGGCAAAACCCTGCAGAAGCTGGTCTACAAACTTTTCGTTCGTTAA
- the coaD gene encoding pantetheine-phosphate adenylyltransferase, with protein MNRVLYPGTFDPITKGHGDLVERAARLFDTVIIAVAASPKKNPLFSLEQRVELAREVTKHLPNVEVVGFSTLLAHFAKEQGANVFLRGLRAVSDFEYEFQLANMNRQLAPNVESLFLTPSEKYSFISSTLVREIAALDGDISNFVHPAVAAALNERLKR; from the coding sequence ATGAATCGAGTGTTATACCCAGGCACCTTCGACCCCATCACTAAGGGGCATGGCGATTTGGTCGAACGTGCGGCACGGCTGTTTGACACGGTCATCATCGCGGTGGCCGCCAGCCCAAAGAAGAACCCGCTGTTCAGCCTGGAACAACGCGTCGAGTTGGCCAGGGAAGTCACTAAGCACCTGCCCAATGTCGAGGTTGTTGGCTTCTCTACCCTGCTTGCCCACTTTGCCAAAGAGCAAGGCGCCAACGTGTTCCTGCGCGGCTTGCGCGCGGTGTCTGACTTTGAATACGAGTTTCAACTGGCCAATATGAACCGCCAATTGGCGCCGAACGTCGAAAGCCTGTTTCTCACTCCCTCAGAGAAATACTCGTTTATTTCCTCGACCTTGGTGCGTGAGATCGCCGCGCTAGACGGCGATATCTCCAACTTCGTGCACCCCGCCGTGGCTGCCGCGCTGAACGAGCGCCTCAAGCGCTGA
- a CDS encoding GMC family oxidoreductase, with the protein MPVPDMFKQGLASGWKTYNGSRLDSDLTLEADVAIIGSGAGGGTTAEILSAAGFKVLLIEEGPLKTSDDFKMLEDQAYAELYQEGIGRMSKDGAITIMQGRAVGGTTLINWTSSFRTPTPTLEHWAKEHGVQGHSAEDMAPWFTQMEQRLGVAPWAVPPNANNAVISSGCEKLGYEWQVIPRNVRGCWNLGYCGMGCPTNAKQSMLVTTIPATLEKGGELLYLARAERLLLDGDKVTGIECLGMDERSVAPNGRRITVKAKHYVLSGGGINTPGILLRSGAPDPHQRTGKRTYLHLVNFSAALFEQVINPFYGAPQSIYSDHFQWDDGTAGRLSYKLEVPPLQPAITATMLGRFGIDNALRMEQLPNTNVMLALMRDGFHPDSAEGRVELRSDGSPVLDYQMTDYTWDGIRRGFHSMAEVQFAAGAKAVLPLHADADYVKTLGEAKRLIDSLSLQLYRTRLGSAHVMGGCAMGEDPQHAVTDSLGRHHQLTNLSIHDGSLFPTSIGANPQLSIYGLTAKLATNLAERLKNA; encoded by the coding sequence ATGCCTGTACCCGATATGTTCAAGCAAGGCCTGGCCAGCGGCTGGAAAACCTATAACGGCTCACGTCTGGACAGCGATCTGACCCTAGAAGCCGACGTAGCCATCATCGGCAGCGGCGCAGGTGGCGGCACCACTGCCGAAATCCTCAGCGCGGCTGGTTTCAAAGTGCTGTTGATCGAAGAAGGCCCGCTAAAGACCAGCGATGATTTCAAGATGCTCGAAGACCAAGCCTATGCCGAGCTGTATCAAGAGGGCATCGGTCGCATGAGCAAAGATGGTGCGATCACCATCATGCAAGGTCGCGCCGTGGGCGGCACCACGCTGATTAACTGGACCTCAAGTTTTCGCACGCCGACACCAACCCTGGAACACTGGGCTAAGGAGCACGGCGTTCAAGGCCACAGTGCTGAAGACATGGCGCCCTGGTTCACCCAGATGGAACAACGCCTAGGCGTTGCACCTTGGGCCGTACCGCCCAACGCCAACAACGCCGTGATCAGCAGCGGTTGTGAAAAGCTCGGCTATGAGTGGCAGGTGATTCCGCGCAATGTGCGCGGCTGCTGGAACCTCGGGTACTGCGGCATGGGCTGCCCGACCAATGCTAAACAGTCAATGCTGGTGACCACCATTCCCGCGACGCTGGAAAAAGGCGGTGAGCTGCTCTATCTGGCGCGTGCCGAACGCCTGTTGCTGGACGGCGATAAAGTCACTGGGATTGAGTGCCTGGGCATGGATGAGCGCAGTGTGGCGCCCAACGGCCGGCGTATCACGGTTAAAGCTAAGCATTACGTGCTGTCTGGCGGCGGCATCAATACCCCAGGAATCTTACTGCGCTCGGGCGCTCCCGACCCGCACCAGCGCACCGGTAAGCGCACTTACCTACACCTAGTAAATTTCTCCGCTGCACTGTTTGAGCAGGTCATCAACCCCTTCTACGGCGCGCCGCAATCCATTTATTCCGACCACTTCCAATGGGATGACGGTACGGCCGGCAGGCTCTCTTACAAGCTCGAAGTGCCGCCGCTGCAACCGGCCATTACCGCCACCATGCTCGGCCGCTTTGGCATCGACAACGCCCTGCGCATGGAGCAATTGCCCAACACCAACGTGATGCTAGCGCTGATGCGCGACGGCTTTCACCCGGATAGCGCCGAAGGTCGTGTTGAGCTGCGCAGCGATGGCAGCCCAGTTCTCGACTATCAGATGACCGATTACACCTGGGACGGCATACGCCGGGGCTTCCACAGCATGGCTGAGGTGCAGTTCGCGGCCGGGGCCAAAGCGGTGCTGCCGCTGCATGCCGATGCCGATTACGTGAAGACGCTAGGCGAAGCCAAACGCTTAATCGACAGCCTAAGCCTGCAGCTGTACCGCACCCGCTTAGGCAGCGCCCACGTGATGGGCGGGTGCGCCATGGGTGAGGACCCGCAACACGCAGTGACTGACAGCCTTGGCCGTCACCATCAGCTGACTAACCTGTCAATCCACGACGGCTCGCTGTTCCCCACCAGTATCGGTGCCAACCCGCAGCTGTCGATCTATGGCCTGACGGCCAAACTGGCGACAAACCTCGCCGAACGCCTGAAGAACGCCTGA
- a CDS encoding TetR/AcrR family transcriptional regulator — MSAPLKTRERIIQESLALFNAQGERSVTTNHIAAHLGISPGNLYYHFRNKQAIIAELFALYESQVDIFLRRPEGRALTVQDKTFYLEALLAAMWHYRFLHRDLEHLLDSDADLAERYRLFAQRCLVRAQGIYQGFVEAGILLMNAAQIEALTLNSWIIMTSWVRFLCTTRGNPGDLSEEMLRRGIYQVLALEGGYTAPQAREAVEALYAKLHVPLDQVI, encoded by the coding sequence ATGTCAGCCCCACTAAAAACCCGCGAACGCATCATTCAGGAAAGCCTGGCGCTGTTTAACGCCCAAGGCGAGCGCAGCGTGACCACCAACCATATCGCCGCGCACTTGGGCATTTCGCCGGGCAACCTGTATTACCACTTCCGCAACAAGCAGGCGATCATCGCCGAACTGTTTGCCCTCTACGAAAGCCAAGTGGACATTTTCCTGCGTCGCCCCGAGGGTCGTGCGTTAACGGTGCAGGACAAAACCTTCTACCTAGAAGCGCTGTTGGCGGCCATGTGGCATTACCGTTTTCTGCACCGCGACTTGGAGCACCTACTCGACAGTGACGCCGACTTGGCCGAGCGTTATCGGCTGTTTGCCCAGCGCTGCTTGGTGCGGGCGCAAGGTATTTATCAGGGGTTTGTCGAAGCCGGTATTTTGCTGATGAACGCGGCGCAGATCGAGGCGTTGACCCTCAATAGCTGGATCATCATGACTTCCTGGGTGCGTTTTCTCTGCACCACCCGCGGCAACCCCGGCGACCTCAGTGAAGAAATGCTCAGGCGTGGCATCTATCAGGTGCTCGCGCTGGAAGGCGGCTACACCGCCCCGCAGGCGCGCGAAGCAGTGGAGGCTTTGTACGCCAAACTGCATGTGCCGCTGGATCAGGTGATTTGA
- a CDS encoding lysophospholipid acyltransferase family protein, whose translation MSDNYLPRNPMAEWLGRTVLKLMGWRIEGELPKLDKFVAIGAHHTSNWDFVIFIAVKFVLRLNARWFGKHSIFSWPFAELMRRWGGIAIHRERQGNTVEQAVQAFSAHQQFVLILSPEGTRKKVERWKMGFYHIALGAGVPIVLAALDYQQRRVVIGPSVMPTGDEAADLKMILAFFRPYPPKKPEYAFYGD comes from the coding sequence ATGTCGGATAACTATTTGCCGCGTAACCCCATGGCTGAATGGTTAGGTCGCACAGTGTTGAAGCTGATGGGCTGGCGTATCGAGGGCGAGCTGCCGAAGCTCGATAAGTTTGTAGCGATCGGTGCGCACCATACGTCGAATTGGGATTTTGTGATTTTTATTGCCGTGAAGTTCGTCCTGCGCCTGAATGCCCGCTGGTTTGGTAAACACAGCATCTTTAGCTGGCCGTTTGCCGAGCTGATGCGCCGGTGGGGCGGTATCGCCATTCACCGTGAGCGCCAAGGCAATACGGTCGAGCAAGCAGTGCAAGCCTTCAGCGCGCATCAGCAGTTTGTGTTGATACTTTCGCCCGAGGGTACGCGTAAAAAGGTCGAGCGCTGGAAGATGGGCTTCTATCACATCGCCCTTGGCGCAGGCGTACCGATCGTTCTTGCGGCCTTGGATTACCAGCAGCGCCGTGTCGTTATCGGGCCAAGCGTTATGCCGACAGGGGATGAGGCGGCTGACCTCAAGATGATTCTGGCGTTTTTTCGACCCTATCCGCCGAAAAAACCTGAATACGCCTTTTATGGGGATTGA
- the ggt gene encoding gamma-glutamyltransferase: protein MSIGRLIGDRLCWRTLLGTLALLCALELHAAAQPERIAIATAHPAATVAGQETLALGGNAFDAAVAISAALAVVEPYGSGLGGGGFFLLREAGEPATYRFIDARERAPLAAHADLYKVDGHVQKQLSLDGALAAAIPGLPAALVELAERFGRLPLRDSLAPAIRLARSGVSIDRIYRERAGWRIEAMRNDAETARLFLANGEIPEEFALLRQPELAATLEQLGSKGHQGFYAGAVAEKLVSAVQAAGGIWSQKDLTDYRVVERQPLRVRLSGGRELISAPAPSAGGIAIAQSLLMLQQLPWQKADSVQRSHLIVETLRRAYRDRGLLGDPDFVSNPTRQLLAADYLKHLASSIDPLRATPSDSLAPSKAWQEGDHTTHFTVLDTEGNAVAATLSVNLPFGAAFTVAGTGVLLNNEMDDFAADVQGANAYGLSGSQANSIAAGKRPLSSMSPSFIESCEDFASFGTPGGSRIPSMVLLAMLEYLDKQPIERWPSVDRYHHQYRPDLIEHEPNTFNAAEISALEALGHQLKSTGRQYGNQQVLLWHKQNGKVEAASDPRGIGTSTLINTN from the coding sequence ATGAGCATCGGCCGGCTGATCGGCGACCGCCTTTGCTGGCGCACCCTGCTCGGTACGCTGGCCCTCCTCTGCGCCCTAGAGCTGCATGCTGCCGCCCAACCCGAACGTATCGCCATTGCCACCGCGCACCCGGCCGCCACGGTGGCCGGCCAAGAGACCCTGGCGCTAGGCGGTAATGCCTTCGACGCAGCGGTAGCCATCAGTGCCGCTCTTGCGGTTGTCGAGCCTTACGGCTCCGGCTTAGGCGGCGGTGGCTTCTTTTTATTGCGCGAAGCCGGCGAGCCAGCCACCTACCGCTTTATTGATGCCCGCGAGCGTGCGCCACTCGCCGCCCATGCCGACCTCTATAAAGTCGATGGCCACGTGCAAAAACAGCTGTCATTAGACGGCGCGCTGGCAGCCGCCATACCGGGGCTGCCCGCCGCGCTGGTGGAACTGGCTGAGCGCTTCGGCCGCTTGCCACTGCGCGACTCACTGGCCCCGGCTATTCGCTTGGCGCGCAGCGGCGTGAGCATCGACCGGATTTATCGTGAACGCGCCGGCTGGCGTATTGAAGCCATGCGCAATGATGCAGAAACCGCGCGCTTGTTCCTGGCTAACGGAGAAATCCCGGAAGAATTCGCCCTGCTGCGCCAGCCAGAATTAGCCGCTACGCTGGAGCAACTGGGCAGCAAGGGCCATCAGGGCTTCTATGCTGGAGCGGTGGCAGAAAAACTGGTTAGCGCCGTGCAAGCAGCAGGCGGCATCTGGTCGCAAAAAGACCTGACTGACTACCGCGTGGTTGAACGCCAACCCTTGCGCGTTCGACTAAGCGGCGGTCGAGAGCTGATCAGCGCACCTGCGCCCTCAGCAGGTGGCATCGCCATTGCCCAGAGCTTACTGATGCTGCAACAACTTCCTTGGCAGAAAGCTGACAGCGTACAACGCAGCCACCTCATCGTCGAAACCCTGCGCCGCGCGTACCGTGATCGCGGCCTGCTGGGCGACCCTGACTTTGTCAGCAACCCGACGCGCCAACTGCTGGCCGCCGATTACCTAAAACACCTGGCCAGCAGCATCGACCCGCTCCGCGCCACACCCAGCGACAGCTTGGCGCCTAGTAAAGCCTGGCAAGAAGGCGATCACACCACCCACTTCACGGTACTCGACACCGAAGGCAACGCTGTGGCCGCAACGCTGTCGGTCAACCTACCCTTTGGCGCAGCCTTCACCGTAGCGGGCACCGGGGTGTTGCTGAACAACGAGATGGATGACTTTGCCGCCGACGTACAAGGCGCCAATGCCTATGGCTTAAGTGGCAGCCAAGCCAACAGCATTGCTGCCGGCAAACGCCCGCTGTCGAGCATGAGCCCCAGCTTTATTGAAAGCTGCGAAGACTTCGCCAGCTTCGGCACCCCCGGCGGTAGCCGAATCCCCAGCATGGTGCTGTTGGCGATGCTGGAGTATCTGGACAAACAGCCCATTGAGCGCTGGCCCAGCGTCGATCGCTACCACCATCAATACCGCCCAGACCTGATCGAACATGAACCCAACACCTTCAACGCCGCAGAAATCTCAGCGCTTGAAGCGTTAGGGCATCAGTTGAAATCAACCGGCAGGCAGTATGGGAATCAACAGGTGCTGCTGTGGCATAAACAGAATGGCAAGGTCGAAGCGGCGAGTGATCCCAGGGGGATCGGTACATCAACGCTTATCAACACAAACTAG
- a CDS encoding YfhL family 4Fe-4S dicluster ferredoxin: MSLIITDDCINCDVCEPECPNAAISQGEEIYEIDPNLCTECVGHYDEPQCQQVCPVDCIPLDENNVESKDELMQKYLIITGKA; encoded by the coding sequence ATGTCTTTGATCATCACCGACGATTGCATCAACTGCGACGTCTGCGAGCCCGAATGTCCCAACGCCGCGATTTCTCAGGGCGAAGAAATCTACGAAATCGACCCGAATCTGTGCACCGAATGTGTCGGCCACTACGATGAGCCGCAGTGCCAGCAGGTCTGCCCGGTTGACTGCATCCCGCTCGACGAAAACAACGTCGAGAGCAAGGACGAGTTGATGCAAAAGTACTTAATCATCACCGGCAAAGCATGA
- a CDS encoding twin-arginine translocation pathway signal protein, which yields MHNTTLETANLSRRSLLKVGLLGSALLGTAGLTATLSGCSASTPKTGFAVIRESDLPLLQALIPVMLAGAVPPTQMVQAISGTLQNLDFSLNHLSPELLKMTLQLFDILAMPITRGPLTGVWGSWQHASAGDMQAFLDRWQNSSISLLRMGHASLLQLVMMSWYSRAESWAHCGYPGPPAV from the coding sequence ATGCACAACACCACGCTTGAAACAGCCAACCTGTCACGTCGCAGCCTGCTTAAAGTTGGCTTGCTGGGCAGCGCCCTGCTCGGCACAGCCGGCCTAACCGCAACGCTTAGCGGTTGTTCTGCCAGCACGCCGAAAACCGGCTTTGCGGTGATTCGCGAGTCCGACCTGCCGCTTTTGCAAGCCCTGATCCCGGTCATGCTTGCCGGCGCAGTGCCGCCAACCCAGATGGTCCAAGCCATTAGTGGCACCTTGCAAAACCTCGACTTCAGCCTCAATCACCTGTCGCCCGAGCTGCTCAAAATGACCCTGCAACTGTTCGACATACTGGCCATGCCGATTACTCGCGGCCCGTTAACGGGCGTCTGGGGCAGTTGGCAGCATGCATCGGCTGGCGATATGCAGGCGTTTCTCGACCGCTGGCAGAACAGCTCCATCAGCTTGCTGAGGATGGGCCACGCCTCACTGTTACAGCTGGTGATGATGAGCTGGTACAGCCGTGCTGAGTCATGGGCGCACTGCGGCTATCCCGGCCCACCAGCAGTCTGA
- the mutM gene encoding bifunctional DNA-formamidopyrimidine glycosylase/DNA-(apurinic or apyrimidinic site) lyase — MPELPEVETTRRGIAPFLEGQRVSRVIVRERRLRWPVPEDLDIQLSGQLIESVERRAKYLLINAESGTLISHLGMSGSLRLVERGLPAAKHEHVDIELESGLALRYTDPRRFGSLLWSNDPLNHVLLSKLGPEPLTELFDGERLFQQSRGRVIAVKPFIMDNAVVVGVGNIYASEALFAAGIDPRREAGSVSRARYLSLAIEIKRILAHAIERGGTTLRDFVGGDGLPGYFQQELFVYGRGGEFCKHCGSTLREIKLGQRASVYCPRCQR; from the coding sequence ATGCCAGAACTTCCTGAAGTAGAAACCACTCGCCGCGGTATCGCGCCTTTCCTTGAAGGTCAGCGCGTTAGTCGGGTGATTGTGCGTGAGCGCCGCCTGCGTTGGCCCGTCCCAGAAGATCTGGACATTCAGTTGTCCGGGCAGCTAATTGAGTCCGTTGAGCGTCGTGCTAAGTACCTGTTGATCAACGCCGAAAGTGGCACGTTGATCAGCCATTTAGGTATGTCCGGCAGCCTGCGCTTAGTCGAGCGTGGCCTGCCGGCAGCCAAACATGAGCATGTTGATATCGAGCTGGAGTCTGGTTTGGCTTTGCGCTACACCGACCCTCGGCGGTTTGGTTCGCTGCTCTGGAGCAATGATCCGCTCAACCACGTGTTGCTGAGTAAGCTTGGCCCTGAGCCGTTGACCGAGTTGTTTGATGGCGAACGGCTGTTTCAGCAATCACGCGGCCGCGTCATTGCGGTTAAGCCCTTCATCATGGATAACGCCGTGGTGGTGGGCGTAGGCAATATTTATGCGTCAGAGGCGCTGTTTGCCGCCGGCATCGATCCGCGTCGTGAGGCGGGTTCGGTGTCGCGGGCGCGCTATTTAAGCTTGGCGATTGAGATTAAACGCATCCTCGCCCACGCCATTGAGCGCGGCGGCACCACCCTGCGCGATTTTGTTGGCGGCGATGGGCTGCCGGGTTACTTCCAGCAGGAGCTGTTCGTCTATGGCCGCGGCGGTGAATTTTGTAAGCACTGCGGCAGCACCTTGCGTGAAATCAAACTAGGCCAGCGCGCCAGCGTTTACTGCCCGCGCTGCCAACGCTAG
- a CDS encoding multidrug transporter, giving the protein MKLFRSTAVALALTTGLLALPAYADAAQQNTSGDPLYTANAPKAFSMIGDLLIARPLLIGATAIGAVAFVISLPFTALGGNVKEAGQALVADPAREAFARCLGCTSSVQNEY; this is encoded by the coding sequence ATGAAACTGTTCCGCTCAACCGCTGTTGCTCTGGCGCTGACCACTGGCCTGCTGGCGCTGCCCGCCTATGCTGACGCAGCGCAGCAGAACACCAGCGGCGACCCTCTTTACACGGCCAATGCACCGAAAGCCTTTTCCATGATCGGCGACCTGCTAATCGCCCGCCCGCTGCTAATCGGCGCCACAGCCATTGGCGCGGTAGCCTTTGTCATCAGCCTGCCGTTTACTGCCCTAGGCGGTAATGTGAAAGAAGCGGGCCAGGCGTTGGTGGCTGATCCGGCTCGTGAAGCCTTTGCACGCTGCCTGGGTTGCACCAGCTCGGTTCAAAATGAATATTGA
- a CDS encoding HDOD domain-containing protein, with protein sequence MPPQPQIMVDLQMEQVMPNPDLRAIAKLIGQDPGLSGALLKLVNSPFFGLANRIASIQQAVNLLGCNSVINLINAQSIRGELTDEAIVTLNRFWDTAQDVAMTCLTLAKRIGYHSPDEAYTLGLFHNCGIPLMIKRFPDYMAVLEEGYASATDERRVVDTENRLLNTNHAVVGYYTAKSWNLPLHLCEAIASHHNALAIFTEDASRDAQLKTLLAILKMAEHICESHRVLGSQDQDHEWQSIEQLVLEYVGLSEYDFENLRESIRDLGAR encoded by the coding sequence GTGCCACCGCAGCCACAGATCATGGTGGATTTGCAGATGGAACAGGTGATGCCCAATCCAGATTTGCGGGCCATTGCCAAGCTAATTGGCCAAGACCCAGGCTTGTCGGGTGCCTTGCTAAAGTTGGTGAATTCGCCGTTTTTTGGTTTGGCTAATCGCATCGCTTCGATCCAGCAGGCAGTTAACTTGTTGGGCTGCAATTCAGTGATCAACCTCATTAATGCCCAGTCGATTCGCGGCGAGCTGACGGATGAAGCCATCGTCACCCTCAACCGCTTCTGGGACACCGCCCAAGATGTGGCCATGACGTGCCTGACCCTGGCCAAGCGTATCGGCTACCACTCACCGGATGAGGCCTACACCCTCGGGCTGTTTCACAATTGCGGCATCCCGCTGATGATCAAGCGTTTTCCTGATTACATGGCGGTGCTAGAAGAAGGCTATGCCAGCGCCACGGATGAACGTCGGGTCGTGGACACAGAGAATCGCCTGCTCAACACCAACCACGCGGTGGTGGGTTACTACACTGCTAAGTCGTGGAACCTGCCGCTGCACTTATGCGAGGCGATTGCCAGCCATCACAACGCCTTAGCGATCTTTACTGAAGACGCCAGCCGCGATGCGCAGTTGAAAACCCTGCTGGCCATTTTGAAAATGGCCGAACACATTTGTGAAAGCCATCGCGTGCTCGGCAGTCAGGATCAAGACCACGAATGGCAGAGTATTGAGCAGTTAGTGCTGGAGTATGTCGGCCTGTCCGAATACGACTTCGAAAACCTGCGCGAAAGCATTCGCGACCTAGGCGCGCGCTAG